Proteins encoded together in one uncultured Desulfosarcina sp. window:
- a CDS encoding ShlB/FhaC/HecB family hemolysin secretion/activation protein: protein MSTTLKTVLIAAAGLLLATTVLAGPPDAGSLLREQQKTPQLPRKLPVPEQQEQGPSEETGVRILVKGFRFSGYEGMVAEEALQRVVAGAVGRKHSFAQLRVVVADVTRYLKEQGWLLAQAYLPQQDVSSGIVTIAIVQGKSDGNLHIEGDQSLRVNMDRLRRMGERIIKKGEPFHTRDVERAVLLMNDLPGVTAKGTLSAGSSPGTTSLTIKASEDPLLAGAIWADNYGNRYTGALRGSGLLQVNDPLRIGDQANLDLTGSEGLATGGLEYSLPLGTSGLRGSVSYAFLWYELGEEYEALDANGDAHTLQARIAYPFVRSRRTNIFASLAYEYKDLTDAVFDTDYSSKSIHNGIFSVYGDQYDTLFGGGLTSWNASATIGHMDEDIADIDITGTEGDYTYFHVSLSRLQRLSNRLILELAWHAQFSQDNLDSSEQFCLGGPYGVRAYPVNEGLGDEGHLFNADLYYSLPIPENYGKFEAGIFYDAGHITLHKDPWTNSIATATGDNRYWLQGAGLGIEYSYNDTLNLRVCWAHTLGNNDGRGMNGEFSDGKDDDNRFWLQAVWRF, encoded by the coding sequence ATGTCAACGACGCTGAAAACCGTACTTATTGCGGCAGCAGGGCTGCTTTTGGCAACAACCGTTCTTGCCGGGCCCCCAGATGCGGGAAGTCTGCTGCGCGAACAGCAGAAGACGCCCCAGTTGCCACGGAAGCTGCCGGTGCCCGAACAGCAGGAGCAGGGCCCGTCGGAAGAAACCGGCGTTCGTATCCTGGTCAAGGGTTTCCGGTTCAGCGGTTACGAGGGCATGGTTGCGGAAGAAGCGCTGCAGCGGGTCGTGGCCGGTGCGGTGGGCAGAAAACATTCCTTTGCCCAACTGCGGGTCGTGGTCGCCGATGTGACCCGTTACCTGAAGGAACAGGGCTGGCTGCTCGCCCAGGCCTACCTGCCGCAACAGGACGTTTCCTCCGGCATCGTCACCATTGCTATCGTCCAAGGCAAAAGCGACGGCAACCTGCACATCGAGGGCGATCAGAGTCTGCGCGTCAACATGGACCGCCTTCGCAGGATGGGCGAACGCATCATTAAGAAAGGGGAGCCCTTTCACACACGGGACGTTGAGCGAGCCGTTCTGCTGATGAATGACCTGCCCGGCGTCACCGCCAAGGGAACACTTTCTGCCGGCAGCAGCCCCGGCACCACCTCGCTGACTATCAAGGCATCGGAGGACCCACTTCTGGCCGGCGCGATCTGGGCGGACAACTACGGCAACCGCTATACCGGCGCACTTCGCGGCAGCGGCCTGCTGCAAGTCAACGACCCCTTGAGGATCGGCGACCAGGCAAACCTGGACCTGACCGGATCGGAAGGGCTTGCAACAGGCGGGCTGGAGTATTCCCTGCCACTGGGCACCAGCGGGCTTCGCGGAAGTGTTTCCTATGCCTTCCTCTGGTATGAACTGGGCGAGGAATACGAAGCGCTTGACGCCAACGGGGACGCCCATACCCTTCAGGCCAGGATCGCCTATCCTTTCGTGCGCAGCCGCAGGACCAATATCTTCGCTTCGCTGGCATATGAATACAAGGACCTCACCGATGCCGTCTTCGACACCGACTATAGCAGCAAATCCATACACAACGGCATTTTTTCCGTCTACGGCGATCAATACGACACCCTTTTCGGCGGCGGGCTTACCTCCTGGAACGCATCCGCCACCATCGGCCATATGGATGAGGACATCGCCGATATCGACATCACCGGCACCGAAGGCGATTACACCTATTTTCACGTCTCCCTGTCCCGGCTGCAGCGGCTTTCAAACCGCCTCATCCTTGAACTGGCCTGGCATGCACAGTTCAGCCAGGACAACCTCGACTCCAGCGAACAGTTCTGCCTGGGCGGCCCTTACGGGGTGCGCGCCTATCCGGTGAACGAGGGTCTGGGCGACGAGGGACATCTGTTCAATGCCGATCTGTACTACAGCCTGCCCATTCCGGAAAACTACGGCAAGTTCGAGGCGGGCATATTCTACGATGCCGGCCACATCACCCTGCACAAAGACCCGTGGACCAACTCGATCGCCACGGCCACCGGGGACAACCGCTACTGGCTGCAAGGTGCCGGACTCGGCATCGAATACAGCTACAACGACACGCTCAACCTTCGTGTCTGCTGGGCCCATACCCTTGGCAACAATGACGGCCGCGGCATGAACGGCGAATTTTCCGACGGCAAGGATGACGACAACCGCTTCTGGCTGCAGGCGGTATGGCGCTTTTGA
- a CDS encoding PAS domain-containing protein: MEALVRGAPPVERFSYQFFCYPDVDEANLKGCRVIVLDFENDKPISLEKILAAKDEQTVVIGCFSADSFPAMAESYQHFDQIWVKPFAEEKVRSSFKRILERLKEQEDLVLTQKYLDTLIDSLPDLIWFKDAKGAHLKVNNSFCRAVNKTKAQVEGRGHYYIWDLEPDEYAQGEFICLESEEIVLNKKETCLFDETVKCGNELRKFKTYKSPIFDTDGSVIGTVGFAHDVTNLQNLLIELNILVESLPFAVMITDKDRTITSVNHRFTDNFILDRAEVIGMSVDSLLDETMPLTRSKRWTVERGKEGTLLLSEDRALKILEEKLLDVFGILAGYIQIFMDVTFEHQLLEEKKKLEKALAEIKKLSGMLPICASCKKIRDDQGYWTQIESYISKHSDTQFSHGICPDCAKKLYGDLYQESASGRGASKTDDDGS, encoded by the coding sequence TTGGAAGCGCTTGTACGAGGCGCCCCACCGGTTGAAAGATTCTCATACCAATTTTTCTGTTATCCGGATGTCGATGAAGCCAACCTGAAAGGGTGCAGGGTCATCGTTCTCGATTTCGAAAACGACAAACCCATATCCCTGGAAAAAATTCTGGCAGCTAAGGATGAGCAGACCGTTGTTATCGGTTGTTTTTCAGCCGATAGCTTTCCAGCCATGGCAGAGAGTTACCAGCATTTCGACCAGATCTGGGTCAAACCATTTGCTGAAGAAAAGGTTCGGTCTTCTTTCAAACGGATACTGGAGCGTCTCAAAGAACAGGAGGATTTGGTACTTACCCAAAAATACCTGGACACGCTGATAGACAGCCTGCCCGACCTGATCTGGTTCAAGGATGCAAAAGGGGCTCATTTGAAAGTCAACAACAGCTTCTGCCGGGCCGTTAATAAAACAAAGGCCCAGGTTGAAGGCCGCGGGCATTACTATATCTGGGATCTTGAACCGGATGAATATGCCCAGGGGGAATTTATTTGCCTGGAATCGGAAGAGATTGTTCTCAACAAAAAAGAGACCTGCCTTTTCGACGAAACCGTGAAATGCGGTAATGAACTCCGCAAGTTCAAAACTTACAAGTCACCCATCTTCGACACCGATGGCAGTGTTATTGGCACCGTCGGATTTGCTCATGATGTGACCAACCTGCAGAACCTGCTGATTGAATTGAATATCCTGGTTGAAAGCCTGCCGTTTGCCGTTATGATCACGGACAAGGACAGAACAATTACCAGCGTCAATCACAGATTCACTGATAATTTTATCTTAGACCGGGCAGAGGTGATCGGTATGTCGGTCGATTCTCTCCTTGATGAGACCATGCCCCTCACCCGGAGCAAACGATGGACTGTCGAGCGGGGAAAAGAAGGCACCCTGCTCCTTTCCGAAGACAGGGCCCTGAAAATCCTCGAAGAAAAACTCCTGGATGTATTCGGCATACTGGCCGGCTATATCCAGATTTTTATGGACGTCACCTTTGAGCATCAATTGCTTGAAGAAAAGAAGAAGCTCGAAAAGGCGCTTGCCGAAATAAAAAAATTGAGCGGGATGCTCCCCATTTGCGCTTCGTGTAAAAAAATCCGGGATGATCAGGGGTACTGGACCCAGATAGAATCTTACATCAGCAAACACTCCGATACACAATTCAGTCACGGAATCTGTCCCGACTGTGCTAAAAAACTATATGGCGACCTGTATCAAGAAAGCGCTTCGGGCAGAGGCGCGAGCAAGACCGATGATGACGGATCGTGA
- the istB gene encoding IS21-like element helper ATPase IstB yields MDQLIADRLQDNLKRLKLTQAAEMLETVVAKAESDKDSYLSFLDQLLEEEVAAKEKRRVQTAMKTAGLPSAKTIEEYDFTFHPKLNKKEVMALFDLDFIGKQENVIFLGPPGVGKTHLAISLAIKACHHGFKVYFTTMDTLMRKLKEPQSRHKAYLTSALVVVDEVGYLPIDTKEAYLFFQFVSYRYERSSTLITSNKSFGDWQELFGEQVIATAILDRLLHHCRVVNIKGHSYRLRGHSFSKNDFATVGSSGLADVDGKTENQ; encoded by the coding sequence ATGGATCAACTGATCGCCGACCGCCTCCAGGACAACCTCAAACGGCTCAAGCTCACCCAGGCCGCCGAGATGCTCGAAACCGTGGTCGCCAAAGCCGAGTCCGACAAGGACTCTTATCTGTCTTTTCTGGATCAGCTGCTGGAAGAGGAAGTCGCCGCCAAGGAAAAACGGCGCGTACAGACCGCCATGAAGACCGCCGGGCTGCCATCGGCCAAGACCATCGAAGAGTACGATTTTACCTTTCACCCCAAGCTGAACAAAAAGGAGGTGATGGCCCTTTTCGATCTGGATTTCATCGGCAAGCAGGAGAACGTGATTTTCCTGGGACCGCCGGGCGTTGGCAAAACCCATCTGGCCATATCGCTGGCGATCAAGGCCTGCCATCACGGGTTCAAGGTCTACTTCACCACCATGGACACCCTGATGAGGAAACTCAAAGAGCCCCAGTCCCGGCACAAGGCATATCTGACTTCGGCCCTGGTGGTAGTCGATGAAGTCGGGTACCTGCCCATCGACACGAAGGAGGCGTATCTGTTCTTTCAGTTCGTCTCTTATCGCTACGAGCGATCATCGACGCTGATCACCTCCAACAAGAGCTTCGGGGACTGGCAAGAGTTGTTCGGCGAGCAGGTCATCGCCACCGCGATCCTCGACCGGCTGCTGCATCACTGCCGGGTGGTCAACATCAAGGGGCACAGCTATCGGCTCCGCGGGCACAGTTTTTCAAAGAACGATTTCGCCACGGTCGGTTCCTCAGGGTTGGCCGACGTGGATGGGAAGACGGAGAATCAATGA
- the istA gene encoding IS21 family transposase: MDIIALHQQGLSQREITKRTGRHRKTVKKYIQNGQTPGYHKAQRRESILAPYYPVINDFLEEDDYRATWIYQQLKQLGYAGGYDTVKIYVRRRKRKRKRQAYIRFETIPGLQGQMDWADFKVADFKGGSFTVYLFVLVLGFSRAMFAMFVDRCTLQSFMDAHIAAFHYLGGIPMEMLYDNMKHVVISRTGGQTVFNVEFMHFTQHYGFKPLACMPYSPWVKGKVERPVDYIRESFWRGYAFTSIEQANRDLLSWLDETANRRKHGTHRQLVDLRWRQEQSSLSPCPASDYDTSIKEYRRVYKDCYISYNASRYQVPPDVVGKKILLKVKDGIIRFYDDDRLLATHREAEEKGSWVTDANITAQILKQRQKAKKKYGRTKGKATRGLVNASLFPQVLYRPLSVYEQIGTWIN; encoded by the coding sequence ATGGACATTATTGCATTGCATCAACAAGGCCTTTCGCAAAGGGAGATCACCAAACGAACTGGCCGCCATCGCAAGACCGTTAAAAAATATATTCAGAATGGACAAACTCCCGGTTACCACAAGGCCCAACGGCGCGAAAGCATCCTGGCTCCCTACTACCCGGTGATTAACGATTTCCTCGAAGAGGATGATTACCGTGCCACCTGGATCTATCAACAACTCAAACAGTTAGGCTATGCTGGCGGATACGATACCGTCAAAATCTATGTCCGCAGGCGCAAACGAAAACGCAAGCGCCAGGCTTACATCCGGTTCGAGACGATTCCCGGATTGCAGGGGCAGATGGACTGGGCCGACTTCAAGGTCGCGGATTTCAAGGGCGGCAGTTTTACCGTTTACCTGTTCGTCCTGGTCCTGGGATTTTCCCGGGCCATGTTTGCCATGTTCGTTGACCGCTGCACCCTGCAGTCCTTCATGGATGCCCATATTGCCGCCTTTCACTACCTGGGCGGGATTCCCATGGAAATGCTCTATGACAACATGAAGCATGTGGTGATCAGCCGCACAGGTGGGCAGACTGTTTTCAATGTCGAGTTCATGCACTTTACCCAGCACTATGGTTTCAAGCCTCTGGCCTGCATGCCCTACAGTCCCTGGGTGAAAGGCAAGGTGGAACGCCCGGTGGATTACATTCGCGAGTCGTTCTGGCGCGGTTATGCCTTTACCAGCATCGAGCAGGCGAACCGGGATCTTCTCAGCTGGCTTGACGAAACAGCCAATCGCAGGAAGCATGGAACCCACCGGCAGCTGGTGGACCTGCGCTGGCGGCAGGAACAATCCAGCTTAAGTCCATGCCCTGCCAGCGACTACGATACGTCCATAAAAGAGTATCGCAGGGTCTACAAGGACTGCTATATTTCCTATAACGCCAGCCGGTATCAGGTGCCGCCGGATGTGGTCGGCAAAAAGATCCTGCTGAAGGTCAAGGACGGTATCATCCGATTCTACGATGACGACCGGCTGCTGGCCACGCATAGGGAAGCCGAGGAAAAGGGCAGCTGGGTTACCGATGCGAATATCACCGCCCAGATCCTGAAGCAGCGGCAGAAAGCGAAAAAGAAATACGGTCGCACCAAAGGCAAGGCCACCCGGGGACTGGTGAATGCTAGTTTGTTCCCACAGGTGCTTTACCGTCCGCTGTCCGTGTATGAGCAGATCGGCACATGGATCAACTGA